One genomic segment of Theobroma cacao cultivar B97-61/B2 chromosome 6, Criollo_cocoa_genome_V2, whole genome shotgun sequence includes these proteins:
- the LOC18597106 gene encoding homeobox-leucine zipper protein MERISTEM L1 has protein sequence MFSPNLFDSPHMFDMTHKTSEGELGKIRDDDYETKSGTETMDVPSGDEQDPNQRPKKKRYHRHTQLQIQEMEAFFKECPHPDDKQRKELSRELGLEPLQVKFWFQNKRTQMKAQHERHENAILKAENEKLRAENNRYKEALSNATCPNCGGPAALGEMSFDEQHLRIENARLREEIDRISGIAAKYVGKPLTSFPHISSHLHSRSLDPGASNFGTQSGFVGEMYGGGDLLRSVSGPTEADKPMIVELAVAAMEELIRMAQSGEPLWVPGEKSTDVLNEDEYLRTFPRGIGPKPLGLRSEASRESAVVIMNHVNLVEILMDVNQWSSAFCGIVSRAMTLEVLSTGVAGNYNGALQVMTAEFQVPSPLVPTRENYFVRYCKQHTDGTWAVVDVSLDNLRPSPMSKCRRRPSGCLIQELPNGYSKVIWVEHVEVDDRAVHNIYRPLVNSGLAFGAKRWVATLDRQCERLASSMASNIPAGDLCVITSPEGRKSMLKLAERMVTSFCTGVGASTAHAWTTLSATGSDDVRVMTRKSMDDPGRPPGIVLSAATSFWIPVPPKRVFDFLRDENSRSEWDILSNGGLVQEMAHIANGRDPGNCVSLLRVNSANSSQSNMLILQESCSDATGSYVIYAPVDIVAMNVVLSGGDPDYVALLPSGFAILPDGPGLNGGGILEIGSGGSLLTVAFQILVDSVPTAKLSLGSVATVNSLIKCTVERIKAAVA, from the exons ATGTTCAGTCCAAACCTGTTCGATAGTCCCCATATGTTCGACATGACCCATAAGACCTCTGAAGGTGAATTGGGGAAGATCAGGGACGATGATTATGAGACCAAATCTGGTACTGAAACCATGGACGTGCCCTCGGGAGATGAGCAAGATCCTAACCAGCGCCCCAAGAAGAAGCGTTACCATCGCCATACTCAGCTTCAAATCCAAGAGATGGAAGC GTTCTTTAAGGAATGCCCTCACCCAGATGATAAGCAAAGGAAGGAGCTGAGCCGCGAGCTAGGGTTAGAACCTCTACAAGTCAAGTTTTGGTTCCAAAACAAGCGCACCCAAATGAAG GCCCAACATGAACGTCATGAAAATGCTATATTGAAGGCTGAGAATGAAAAACTCCGTGCTGAGAACAATAGGTACAAGGAAGCTCTTAGCAATGCCACATGCCCGAACTGTGGAGGCCCAGCTGCTCTCGGAGAGATGTCATTTGATGAGCAGCATTTGAGAATAGAAAATGCCCGGTTACGGGAAGAG ATTGATAGGATATCTGGGATAGCTGCGAAATACGTTGGCAAGCCTTTGACTTCCTTCCCCCACATTTCTTCTCATTTACACTCACGTTCTCTTGATCCTGGAGCTAGCAATTTTGGGACACAATCAGGTTTTGTAGGAGAAATGTATGGTGGTGGTGATCTTCTAAGGTCGGTCTCTGGGCCTACAGAAGCAGATAAGCCCATGATTGTTGAGCTTGCTGTTGCGGCAATGGAGGAACTAATCAGAATGGCCCAATCTGGGGAACCTTTGTGGGTTCCGGGGGAGAAATCTACAGATGTGTTGAATGAAGATGAATATTTAAGAACTTTCCCTAGGGGAATTGGACCAAAACCTTTGGGGCTGAGATCTGAAGCTTCAAGGGAATCTGCTGTTGTCATTATGAATCATGTCAACCTAGTTGAGATTCTCATGGATGTG AATCAATGGTCAAGTGCATTTTGCGGTATTGTTTCAAGGGCTATGACTCTAGAAGTCCTATCAACTGGAGTAGCAGGAAACTACAATGGAGCCTTGCAAGTG ATGACAGCTGAGTTTCAGGTCCCTTCACCACTTGTGCCAACTCGGGAAAATTATTTCGTGAGGTATTGTAAGCAGCACACTGATGGAACTTGGGCAGTGGTTGACGTTTCCTTGGATAATTTGCGCCCTAGTCCAATGTCCAAGTGTAGAAGAAGGCCGTCAGGTTGTTTGATCCAAGAATTGCCCAATGGATACTCAAAG GTTATATGGGTTGAGCATGTAGAAGTGGATGATAGAGCTGTCCACAACATATACAGACCATTAGTTAATTCTGGTCTAGCTTTTGGAGCAAAACGTTGGGTGGCTACATTAGATCGACAGTGTGAACGCCTTGCAAGTTCAATGGCCAGTAACATTCCGGCAGGGGATCTATGCG TGATAACAAGCCCAGAAGGGAGGAAGAGTATGTTGAAGTTGGCAGAAAGGATGGTGACTAGCTTTTGTACCGGAGTTGGTGCTTCTACCGCCCATGCATGGACAACTTTATCAGCAACAGGTTCTGATGATGTGCGGGTTATGACCAGGAAGAGTATGGATGATCCAGGCAGGCCTCCTGGTATTGTGCTAAGTGCTGCAACTTCCTTCTGGATCCCTGTTCCACCAAAGAGGGTTTTTGATTTCCTGCGGGATGAGAATTCTCGAAGTGAG TGGGATATCCTTTCAAACGGTGGTCTAGTTCAAGAAATGGCTCACATAGCCAATGGTCGTGATCCAGGCAATTGTGTCTCTTTACTCCGCGTAAAT AGTGCGAATTCTAGCCAAAGCAACATGTTGATACTACAAGAGAGCTGCAGTGATGCTACAGGGTCCTATGTGATTTATGCGCCGGTTGATATTGTTGCTATGAACGTGGTCTTAAGTGGTGGGGATCCGGATTACGTTGCCCTTCTACCATCAGGTTTTGCAATACTTCCTGACGGTCCTGGACTTAACGGAGGAGGAATTCTAGAAATCGGGTCTGGTGGATCTCTCCTTACTGTCGCGTTTCAGATCTTGGTTGATTCAGTTCCGACGGCAAAACTCTCTCTTGGATCGGTGGCCACTGTCAACAGTCTAATTAAATGCACGGTTGAAAGGATCAAGGCTGCGGTTGCTTGA
- the LOC18597108 gene encoding tryptophan synthase beta chain 1, whose translation MACNIKALSLNHQILSGTTVERKMGTASAANVSVVPETVTKTLPASTTLTIKAPQPERLLIKTVDRKEINHGKFGRFGGKYVPETLMSCLGKLEAEFNLVLHDSEFQEELTTALRDYVGRETPLYFAQRLTDHYKNSRGEGPEIYLKREDLSHGGAHKINNAIAQAMIAKRMGRKTIVAATGAGQHGVATAAACAKLSLECTIFMGATDMEKQASNVLLMKLLGAKVESVEGAFKEASSQAIREWVGNLETSYYLTGTVVGPHPCPSMVREFQSVIGKETRRQAMEKWGGKPDVLVACIGSGSNALGLFHEFINDEDVRLIGVEAAGFGLDSGRHSATLARGDVGVYHGAMSYLLQDAEGQILGPHSIGVGLEYPGVGPEVSFLKETGRAEFHSATDQEAIDAYRRLCKLEGIFPALEASHALAFLEKLCPTLANGTKVVVNISGRGDKDSDIVFQYKPHSMT comes from the exons ATGGCCTGCAACATTAAGGCTCTTTCCCTTAACCACCAAATACTTTCAGGTACCACTGTTGAGAGGAAAATGGGCACTGCTTCGGCTGCTAATGTGTCTGTGGTTCCTGAAACAGTGACCAAAACCTTGCCTGCTTCGACCACTTTGACCATAAAAGCTCCTCAGCCAGAGAGATTACTGATTAAAACCGTTGATAGAAAAGAGATTAATCATGGGAAATTTGGGAGGTTTGGAGGGAAGTATGTGCCTGAGACCCTCATGAGTTGCTTGGGGAAACTTGAAGCTGAGTTCAACTTGGTTTTGCATGATTCTGAGTTTCAG GAGGAGCTCACAACAGCATTGCGGGACTATGTTGGAAGGGAGACACCTTTATACTTTGCTCAGCGGTTGACGGATCACTACAAGAACAGTCGAGGAGAGGGGCCAGAGATTTACCTGAAGAGAGAGGATCTCAGCCATGGTGGTGCTCACAAGATCAACAACGCGATAGCGCAGGCAATGATTGCCAAACGCATGGGGCGGAAAACCATTGTGGCTGCCACGGGCGCTGGTCAGCATGGAGTTGCAACAGCTGCTGCATGTGCCAAACTTTCACTGGAGTGTACCATCTTCATGGGAGCCACAGATATGGAAAAACAGGCTTCTAATGTCCTACTGATGAAGCTTCTTGGTGCTAAG GTAGAATCTGTTGAGGGGGCATTCAAAGAGGCGAGTTCACAAGCGATCCGAGAGTGGGTGGGGAACCTGGAAACCAGCTATTACCTGACAGGAACAGTCGTAGGGCCACATCCATGTCCGAGCATGGTACGTGAATTTCAATCTGTTATTGGGAAGGAAACAAGAAGACAGGCGATGGAGAAATGGGGCGGCAAACCTGATGTGCTCGTGGCTTGCATAGGGAGTGGATCCAATGCCTTAGGTTTGTTCCACGAATTCATAAATGACGAAGATGTAAGGTTGATTGGGGTTGAGGCTGCTGGGTTTGGGCTGGACAGCGGCAGACACTCTGCAACTCTAGCTAGAGGAGACGTTGGTGTGTATCATGGGGCAATGAGCTATCTGTTGCAAGATGCGGAAGGACAAATTTTGGGGCCACATTCCATTGGTGTGGG GCTTGAGTACCCGGGGGTTGGACCTGAGGTCAGCTTTTTAAAGGAAACAGGTCGTGCAGAGTTCCATTCTGCAACCGACCAAGAAGCCATTGATG CATACCGACGGCTATGCAAATTGGAAGGCATATTCCCAGCGTTGGAGGCCTCTCATGCATTGGCCTTCCTGGAGAAACTATGTCCAACTCTTGCCAATGGAACCAAGGTTGTGGTGAACATCAGCGGCCGCGGGGATAAAGACTCGGACATTGTCTTCCAGTACAAACCCCATTCAATGACTTAA
- the LOC18597109 gene encoding polyadenylation and cleavage factor homolog 4: MSNELAQKQQPSISERFKALLKQREDDLRVSGGDDEVAATPSRGEIVQLYEAVLSELTFNSKPIITDLTIIAGEQREHGEGIADAICARILEVPVEQKLPSLYLLDSIVKNIGREYVRHFSSRLPEVFCEAYRQVNPNLYPAMRHLFGTWSTVFPPSVLRKIEIQLQFSQSANQQSPGVTSLRSSESPRPTHGIHVNPKYLRQLEQQSGADSNTQHVRGTSAALKVYGQKHSIGFDEFDSDHTEVPSSHVGVRRLRSTGNVGRTSVVVGANKSASIVSRPFSPSRIGSDRLVLSEVDDLPSDGSPRRFVEGTSPSRPVFDYGRGRAIVRDEETREWQRKHSYDDYHNRSESSLNAYKLGNGHERQTPRALIDAYGNDRGKGISNSKPAQVERLAVNGMGNKVTPISWQNTEEEEFDWEDMSPTLADRSRSNDFSLSSVPPFGSIGERPAGLESNSRSSRATQTQLPLVDDSSTIPKNAVSSLSSGRGSSQILHSHHPQEAWNSSYHFSQPSRNLHAKGRGRDFQIPFSASGIQSLGGEKIVPLIDKLPDGGSQFLRPPAVVPRTGSSSLDSVTVGARPAIIPSTTGVWPPVNVHKSQPPAMHSNYSLQQHSRSQFDSINPINMVMNEGPNKRSYMAEQFDRFESKEQSLTRVPQLPDQRAALHQRNQMQVTSLQPHFLPSQDLRENFLSSATAPLPPRLLAPSLNHGYTPQMHGAVISMVPSNPIHVAQPPLPIPNMPTVSLQLQGGALPPLPPGPPPASQMIPATQNAGPLLPNQAQSGPYSGLISSLMAQGLISLTKPTPIQDPVGLEFNADLLKVRHESSISALYADLPRQCTTCGLRFKFQEEHSTHMDWHVTRNRMSKNRKQKPSRKWFVSASMWLSGAEALGTDAVPGFLPTENVVEKKDDEELAVPADEDQSVCALCGEPFDDFYSDETEEWMYRGAVYMNAPNGSIEGMDRSQLGPIVHAKCRSESSVVPSEDFVRCDGGNSEDSSQRKRLRS, from the exons ATGTCCAATGAGTTAGCGCAAAAGCAACAGCCGTCGATATCGGAACGGTTTAAGGCTCTGTTGAAGCAACGGGAAGATGACCTTAGGGTTTCCGGTGGTGACGATGAGGTGGCGGCGACCCCGAGTAGGGGGGAGATTGTTCAGCTTTACGAGGCTGTATTATCGGAACTAACTTTCAATTCGAAGCCGATAATTACTGATCTTACGATCATTGCCGGCGAACAGCGGGAGCACGGCGAAGGCATTGCCGATGCTATTTGTGCTCGAATTCTTGAG GTTCCAGTTGAGCAAAAACTTCCTTCATTATATCTATTAGATAGCATTGTAAAGAATATTGGCCGAGAATATGTTAGGCATTTCTCTTCCCGTTTGCCAGAG GTTTTCTGTGAGGCATACAGGCAAGTTAACCCTAACTTGTATCCTGCTATGCGCCATCTCTTCGGCACGTGGTCAACAGTGTTTCCACCTTCTGTCCTCCGAAAAATCGAGATACAGTTGCAATTTTCTCAATCAGCAAACCAACAATCGCCGGGTGTAACTTCCTTGCGGTCTTCTGAATCGCCTCGTCCCACACATGGCATACATGTTAATCCTAAGTACTTACGGCAGTTGGAACAACAGTCAGGTGCAGATAGT AACACTCAGCACGTAAGAGGCACGTCTGCAGCTCTAAAAGTGTATGGTCAAAAACATTCCATTGGatttgatgaatttgattcTGATCATACAGAGGTTCCATCCTCACATGTTGGAGTGCGAAGATTGCGTTCAACTGGAAATGTTGGCCGTACTTCTGTTGTGGTTGGGGCTAACAAGTCAGCTTCCATAGTTTCAAGACCCTTCTCACCATCAAGGATCGGATCTGATAGACTTGTATTGTCAGAAGTTGATGATCTCCCATCAGATGGTTCTCCTAGAAGGTTTGTCGAGGGAACCTCTCCATCTCGTCCTGTCTTCGATTATGGACGTGGAAGAGCAATCGTCAGAGATGAGGAGACAAGAGAGTGGCAGAGGAAGCACTCTTATGACGATTACCATAATCGTTCTGAAAGTTCTTTGAATGCATACAAACTTGGCAATGGACATGAGCGCCAAACACCCAGGGCTTTAATAGATGCATATGGCAATGATAGAGGAAAAGGAATTTCTAACAGCAAGCCTGCACAGGTTGAACGGCTGGCTGTAAATGGAATGGGCAATAAAGTGACTCCAATATCATGGCAGAATACTGAAGAGGAAGAGTTTGATTGGGAAGATATGAGCCCTACATTAGCAGACCGCAGTAGGAGCAATGATTTTTCACTGTCATCTGTTCCACCTTTTGGAAGCATTGGGGAAAGGCCTGCTGGATTGGAATCTAATAGTAGGAGCAGTCGCGCTACTCAAACTCAGCTACCCCTTGTTGATGATTCTTCAACAATTCCTAAAAATGCAGTCTCTTCACTGAGT AGTGGTCGTGGATCAAGTCAGATCCTGCATTCGCATCATCCTCAAGAGGCTTGGAATTCCTCATACCATTTTTCTCAGCCATCACGGAACCTTCATGCCAAAGGAAGAGGAAGGGATTTCCAAATACCCTTTTCAGCTAGTGGTATACAGTCATTAGGTGGTGAGAAAATTGTTCCCCTTATCGACAAATTACCTGATGGTGGTTCACAATTTCTTAGGCCTCCAGCTGTTGTGCCAAGAACCGGCTCTTCTAGCCTTGACTCTGTCACAGTTGGAGCTCGGCCAGCCATTATACCATCAACAACTGGGGTATGGCCTCCAGTTAATGTTCATAAATCTCAGCCACCAGCCATGCACTCTAATTATTCACTGCAGCAGCATAGTAGGAGTCAGTTTGATTCTATCAATCCTATCAACATGGTCATGAATGAGGGTCCAAATAAACGTTCATATATGGCTGAACAGTTTGATAGATTTGAAAGCAAGGAGCAAAGCTTGACAAGGGTGCCACAATTGCCCGATCAACGTGCTGCTTTGCACCAGCGAAACCAAATGCAAGTGACTTCTTTGCAGCCACACTTTCTTCCTTCTCAGGATCTTCGAGAAAATTTCCTTTCATCTGCAACAGCACCATTACCACCTCGCTTACTGGCACCATCCTTGAATCATGGATACACTCCACAAATGCATGGTGCTGTTATCAGTATGGTCCCATCTAATCCAATACATGTTGCACAGCCTCCTTTACCAATCCCAAATATGCCAACTGTTTCTTTGCAGTTACAGGGGGGAGCCTTGCCACCTCTTCCTCCTGGTCCACCACCGGCATCTCAAATGATACCTGCAACTCAAAATGCAGGGCCACTTCTCCCTAACCAAGCACAGAGTGGTCCATATTCTGGTTTGATTAGTTCCCTTATGGCTCAAGGTTTGATTTCCTTGACAAAACCAACCCCCATACAG GATCCTGTAGGACTTGAGTTTAATGCAGATCTCCTCAAGGTGCGACATGAGTCTTCAATAAGTGCTTTATATGCTGATCTTCCGAGGCAGTGCACAACATGTGGCCTTCGATTCAAGTTCCAGGAGGAACACAGTACTCATATGGATTGGCATGTGACTAGAAACCGGATGTCTAAGAACCGTAAGCAGAAGCCTTCTCGGAAGTGGTTTGTGAGTGCTAGTATGTGGCTTAGTGGTGCGGAAGCTCTGGGAACTGATGCAGTTCCTGGATTTTTACCTACTGAGAATGTTgtagaaaagaaagatgatgaagaattggcAGTTCCTGCTGATGAAGATCAGAGTGTATGTGCATTATGTGGTGAGCCTTTTGATGATTTCTATAGTGATGAAACAGAGGAGTGGATGTATAGGGGGGCTGTCTACATGAATGCACCCAATGGATCAATTGAAGGCATGGATAGATCTCAATTAGGTCCAATAGTGCATGCTAAATGCAGGTCAGAATCTAGTGTGGTTCCCTCTGAAGATTTTGTGCGGTGTGACGGG GGAAATTCTGAGGACAGTagtcaaagaaaaagattgcGGAGTTAA